Part of the Gemmatimonadota bacterium genome is shown below.
ACGGACTCAGCACATCGACGTCGAGTGCGCCACGGAGGAAGTTGGCGCCCATGCCGAGGTGTATGTTCGGCTGCGCAGTCGCACTCATGCTGGATGTCGTCGCGTCGTAGTCGACGATCAGGGTGGACGGCAGCAGCGGCGTTGTTCTGGTTATTGCGTGCGGCGCGTCGAGATCCTGTTTGGCGGCGTCCAGCAGAGCGCGCCGTTTCTCGCGTGCGGCGCGACGGCTTGCTGGCAATCCCCCATCGTCGACGATGGTGGCTGTGAGATCGTCCCAGTCGACGAGGATCGATGCGTGCAGCATCACCGCCAATGAATCGGCTGGCAGGTACTCGTTGGACGCGTCTGTTTTACGAAACTGCGCGAGCGCAAGTACAGGGGCCACTGGAAGCAGAGCTGCGTCGCCAATTCGGCGCGCGACGACGACGGCCGAAGCAGCGGTACCGATTCGAACTTCGAGAATTACCGGCTCAGCGAGTAGCGAGTCGTGTCGAATTCCAGGCTGGTATTGCTGTGGGGCAAGTGTTGCCGCAAGAATGAATGCCAGTGTCGTCACGATGGATCGTCGATGCTCTCCGGAGGTCGGGAAGCAATCTTCCATCACACGCTGGAACTGGCTGTGGCCCGAGCCCGCAGGATTGGGCAAAACATCGCACCGCTTTGCCGACAGCTGCACCGGACGCGGCGACAGTTGTCGCTGGACGACCGATGTAATAGCCGGATTGCTGGCGGGAGTTACGGTGGTGGCCGTTTGCGTGCTCGGGTATGAGCAGCGGGTGTACGGGTGACCGAGCGGTAGTGCGCGAATGCATTCGCGCACTACCGCCAATCAAGTGCTACACGGCATCACTCAGACTGGTGAAGTTGAAATCACGGACCTTGAGCGGCGGCATGATGATTGCCGCACCGGGGCTGCTGTCTTCACTTGCGCTCACTCGTACCGGCGCGCCGAATGCCTCGACGTTGTTGAGCATGAAGATCGGGGACTCGTTGTATCGGAAGTTCTTGATCGCGTGCGTCACCTTGCCGTTCTCGATCAGAAACGTTCCGTCGCGTGTGAGACCCGTGAACAGAATGGTGCGCTGATCCACGGGGCGAATGTACCAGAAACGCGTAACGAGAATTCCACGCTCGGTGCTCGCGATCATCTGCGGGATCGATGAATCTCCACCCATGAGGCGCATGCAGCCGAAGGCGAGACCTGTTGGCTGCTTGCCCTGCTTCTGCGCCCAGAAGCGATCGTAATTGAGGTTCTTGAGAATTCCGTTCTCGATGAACACGACCTTCTCGGTCGGACGACCGTCGCCGGTGATGCTGCTGCCGATATTGTCTGCTGGATCGGAAACGAGAGTAACGCGTTCGTCAGCGACTTTCATTCCGATCTTGTTTCCGCCACCGGGCTTGGAGAAGAACGATCGCCCTTCGTCCGCCGAGCGGGCCTGTGCGGAGAAGGCGATGATCGGGATGAGATTTCCGACAGCTGTCGGCTCCAGCACTACGGTATAGCGACCGGGTTCGACCGCGACCGGATTGCGGGACTTGCCTGCTTTTTCCGTGGCCGTTGCTCCGACCGCATCGGCGTCGATCCCCGACCAGTCATTGGCGTTGGCACCGCCCCAGCCAGAGCCGGTGCCGTCGGGTGTGCGCACTGTCGCGGTCATGCTGCAACCACCGCTCTGCTCGAAGGCGAACAACCCATGCGAATTGATGAGCGCGCGTGTGCCAACGCGAGACTCGATGTAACCGGTTGCGACGAATCCCGCGGCGCGCGCGCGATCGGTCACCGCCTTCACAGCGCGTGCGCGCTCTGCGGCCTCGGGGAACGAGATGGTCTGCGAACGCTCGGGTGGATACGTCTGCGGCCCGAGCCCCGGCATGGATTCGGGATCTTCCACACTCAGGCGCGCAAGCTCCTCGGCTGCTTTCACAGCGGCGGCCAGTGATGCGTCGTCCGTCTTGTTGGTCGTGACACTGGCTGAGCGCTTTCCGAATGTGCTTCGGATCGAGAGCGTCGTGTCGGTATCATCACCGGCGGTGGAAACCTGATTCACGGCGAAGCGAGTATTCGCGCGCGCGTTGCTGTTGATGCTGACCGAAGTCTCGTCGGCCTTGGCGAATGACAGAACGCGCTTGCCGAGCGCTTCTGCTTCGGAGCGCGTGAGGATGCCGGCTGGTACGGCACCAAATAGCGACTTCGGCCGACTCATGCCTTTCTCCCGGTGTTGATGACGTTGATGTTGCGGAAGCGGCTCGGAACGCAGCCGTGACTTATCGCATTCGACTGACTCGGCTGCCCCTTGCCATCGCTGAATGCACCGCCGAGCTCGTAGGATTTCTGACCACCGATCATGTCGAGGCTACCCCAGAAATCCGGGGTGCGCATCTGGTACGCGACGTCCTTCAACATGCCGACGATCTTGCCGCCCTTGATCTCGTAGAAGACCTGTCCGCCGAACTGTGCATTGTAGCGCTGCTGGTCGATCGAGAAGGAGCCGTCGCCGATGATCGCGATACCGCGATCGGTGGCTGCGATGATGTCGTTGTAGCTGATGTCCTTCTCGCCTGGCAACAGCGACACATTGGGCATGCGCTGGAACTGCACATCCTGCCAGGACTGACCGTACGAGCAGCCGTGCGAGCGCGTCGGCTTTCCCTGGCTCTTGTACCACCAGTCGAGCTGCATCGCTTGCTCGCGGGTTGTCTGATAATCCTGAAGGATCCCGTTCTTGATGATCATGAAATCATCAGGCTTGACTCCCTCGTCGTCCCAGCCGATGGCCGAGAGCGATCCGTGTTGCGTGCGGTCACCGCGGATGTTCATGAGCGGCGAGCCGAATTTGAGCTTGCCGAGCATCTTCTCGGGTGGACTCACGAAGCTCGTGCCTGCATAGTTGGCCTCGAACCCTTCGGCGCGATCGAGCTCGGTCGGGTGTGCGACGGATTCGTGGATCGTGAGCCAGAGGTGCGATGGGTGCAGGACGAGATCGTAGCGACCGACGTCGACCGACTTCGCAGAAAGCTTCTGCACCGCTTCGTTGGCCCACCGTGTCGCGTTCTCGACCATGTTCGCGCCGGTGACATATTCGTAACCGAGCCCCATCGGAGCGACGTCGTTCGACTGGCGGCTCTGGAAATCGGCAAAGTCGGCCGAAACGGCAGTCACATTCATCGACGGCTGCGCGCGATAGATCGTCTGGACTACGAAGGTCCCGTCGCTTGTCGCGAGCGTCTTCTCCTCGCGCAGGAAGAACATGTTCGACGTTACAAATTTGGCACCCTGAACCTTGAGTGCAGCGGCATTTGCGTCGAGCAGGAGTGCGACCTTGTCCGTTATCGGAACGTCGAACGGATCGATCTTGATGGGACTCTTCCACTCGCCGGTCGCGGCTGGCGCAGGAGCGAGAACGATCGGTCTGAGCTGCACCGCACTGTTCGCCTTGGCGATCGCCACCGCATCGCGAGCTATCTGCGCGACGACGTCCTTGGTGAGGATGTTGCTCGCGGCGAATCCCCATGCCCCGTTGGATAACGCGCGTACGCCGAAGCCGAGTGTGTCGCTGTCGTCCGCGCCCTGCAGCCGATTCTCGCGCGTGCTGATGCGCTGCGAGCGTCGGGCGGAAATGCGAATGTCGGCGTAGGTTGCGCCGGCGGCGCGGGCCGCATCGAGGGCGACCTGTGTCAGCTCCCGATAGGTCGGATCGCCGATGGAGGAGCCAGTCGATGAGATGAGACGGTCGACTGTGCCGAGACCACGAGTGCCAATGGCGCTCGTGGCAGCAACGGCGGATACCGTCTTGATGAAGTCGCGGCGAGAATGGGTCATTGCACTTGTGAGGGTGAGTGCGATCTGCTGCTACATGGATGTGCTACGGTAAAGCCGCCAAGTCTGTTGAAGTCGTACCGGCGAATGGTCCGGTCAAGCCGGGGCGATGACGAACGTTCCCGTTGACGCGATTGCCATGATTGCACCGAATTGTGGTGCCGGCGCCCATTCCAGCGGTGGGCGCGGCGTTGCGCCCCTCGGAGGTGCCCCATGGCGCTCGGCGGCGGCGCGGGCGCGTTCTTCAGTTGGAAACTCGCCCACTCTGTAGCCAGGGCGACCAAGTGGTGTGAATGTGAGGACAAATCGTCTCGGCATGGCAGTCGGCGTATCTCTCCTAAAGAGGGTGAACCGAAAATAAGCTCCCGCGCCAGATCCGGCTATTCGGCGCAAGAATCCGCTGGATCAATCGTGCAGATGGGTCGCGCGCGGCGCGGCTATGGCATGTGGTATGCCCGCCACTGCGGCAAATGCCGGAGGCACGGGGCTGTCCGACGGAATAGCGGTGGCGCGCCGAATCCACATTCCTTTTCACACTCCATTCACACTGCGGAGAGTACGATGACGACACCTGAACTGAACACCCCGGGGAACGCAGGATACGGCGCGAGCATGCCGCAAGGAAATACAGTACCAGCCGGGCCCACCGACGACGTTTCATTCGCGAAGAGCCTCGGCGTCGATCAGACGTCCGATACAGCAGAAAAAGTGAAGGACGCAGCCCACCATGGGATTGCGAGCGCAGAGGATGCAATGAGTCAGTTGCAGGCGAAGGCGAGCGAACTCACATCGAACCTGATCAACAAGGTCAACGTGGACGAGCTGACGGCAAAGCTCGAAGAACAGGTCCGGGAGCATCCTGCGCGTACGCTGATGTTTGCAGCTGGCGCCGGATTTCTGCTTGGCCGCGCAGCCAGGAAATAACGATGTCTGCGCCGTCGGTACGCGATATCGCGTCCGGCCGCTCGCTCGGTGATCTACTGAGCGAGCTGACGGAAGGCGGCGCGGAACTGGTGCGCGACGAGATTCGACTCGCTCGTGCGGAGACAGTGGAGTCGCTGCTCGAGCTGGGACGCGGAGCGATTCTGCTTGGGGTCGGTATCGCGTTGGCGCTCTGCGCGGCAGCCGCAGCTGTGGCGTGTCTCATCATGGTCGTTTCGCAGTATCTGGCGGGCGATCGCGCCTGGCTCGGGGCGCTGATAGTCGCGGTGGTACTAGGCGCGATCGGTTGGTTGTGCGTGTGGCGGAGCAGCCGGTCATTCTCCGGGTCGGCACTCGCACCGCGCGAAACAACGAAGTCACTCAAGGAGACGGCGGTATGGCTGAGACATCCCACGAGATCCGGCGCCAGATAGACGACACACGGGCGCGGCTCGGCAATACGATCGCCGCGATCGAGCGCAAGGTCGATCCGCAGCGTGTCGTCGACGAGCATCCGCTCACCCTGGTGGGAGTTGCATTCGGAGCGGGAGTGTTGCTGGCGACTACCGGGGCGACGAGTCGCGCGGTCAACGAAGTGCGCGATCAGGTCAAGCACAGAGCAACGAAGATCAATGAAACGGCAGGCAGCGCGCTGGACGGCGTGATCCACGCGATTGTCGGCGCAGCTACACAGGCTGTAGTCGAGAAGGTGTCAGAGCTGCTCCACGTTTCGGGCAGTGCGCCAGACGAAAAGCGACGGGCCGTGGACGCAAGACGCAGAGCGCAGGTGCGCGCCGCGTAGGCGACGTGCACCTGCAGCTCCTCCATCTATTGCATGTGGGGAGTGGGGGGATGCATTCCCGCCCCACCGCTCGTTAGCGGTTACGACTTGTGCGACGTGTCCTTGACCGATTTCTTCACGTCGTTGCCGGATTTCTGCAAGGCCTTGTGCGTGTCGCTGGCTTCCTCATGCACGCCTGCCTTTGCCGACCTTCCGACGTGCTTGATCGAGGCGCTCACATCGCGCGCCGCCTTGTTGAGTCCGCCGGGCTTGTGGTTCGGATCGTGGATTGTGTCACCGACGGCATGCGATAGAGTCGATTTGGTGCTCCGGCCCGCCTTTTTCAGAACCTTGTGCGTCTTGCTCCCGACTGTCTTTACGCCGGACTTGACGGCGCGTCCGGTGCTCTTTGCGGCGCCACTCACCGCGCGGGCGGCGCCATTGATGCCGCCATGGTGAATCGTGTCCTGCGCGGATGCGGGATTCGCGATCAGGGCACCTGTAAGTGTCGCTGCTGCGATCAAAGTCGATATGCGGAACATCTTGCCTCTCTGAATGGGTTCGGTAGCGATTCCTACCGCGCCTGGAAGTGCAAGAGGCGCGCTAACTCCGTGTCCGGGGGCGCAATTTTCAGTTAGATTCGCGGACCTCTATCGAACGACCGTTCGACAACCTTGCAAATGGTGCCTCCAGGCGGCATCGTCTTGGATGCGATTCTCCACTGTTTTCGGCTTGGCGGCCGGCCCGGCACTCCTCCTCACCAGCACTATGCTGGCGCAGCAGGTGTCGTCATCGAATGCGCCGGCTCTGATGGCCGCCGGCATCTCCCGGCAGCTTGCCGATTATCGCGCATCAAGAATCAGCGACGTACGCTACGATCTGTCGCTGGATGTGACCGCGCACGATACCGCGCACGGTCATGTCACAATCGCATTCGCACGGTCGGGCACGGGTGACGCGATAGTCGATTTCCGCGGGCCGCATCTTGGCACAGTGATTCTCAACGGTGCGGCACTGCCACCGGATGTCAGCAACGGAATGCACATCCGGCTCCCGGCCGCATCGCTCAGGCGTGGAGAGAACAGTGTATCGATGAGCTTCTCCGCACTCATCGCCCCTGCAGGCGCGAGTGTGATTCGATATCACGACGTAACGGATGGCGCGGACTATCTATACACGCTACTGGTGCCTTCGGACGCAAACCAACTCTTTCCCTGCTTCGACCAGCCGGACATCAAGGCACGCACAGCGCTGACTCTCACCATTCCCGAGAAGTGGAATGCAGTCGCGAATGGAACAGTCCAACGTATCGACTCGTCTCCGGCTACGAGGACAATTCACTTCACGCGCACGAAGCCGATCAGCACGTATCTGATAGCGTTCGCAGCCGGTCCATGGGCTCGCGTCACACGTTCAGTAAATGGCCACCCGATCACGATGTACGTGCGGGCCTCTCGGGCCAAGGAAGCAGAAGCCGATTCGATGATCGCAGCCAACGGTCGAGCGATGCACTGGCTGGCGGAATATTTCAACTTTCCATATCCGTGGCCCAAACTCGACTTCGTGCTGGCACCTGCCTTTCCGTTCGGTGGGATGGAGCATCCGGGCGCGATCTTCTACAACGAGAACAGCTTCATATTTCGTGAGCGCGCGACGAGGCCGCAGCGCATCTCCCGCGAGGCGACGATCTACCACGAAGTCGCGCACCAGTGGTTCGGTGATCTTGTCACGATGAAGTGGTTCGACGATCTGTGGCTCAAGGAAGGTTTCGCGACGTACATGGCGGCGAAGATGCGCGCGTCGCTGGAGCCGCGGTCGAATGCGTGGGAGACGTTCTACCTCCAGAACAAGCCGAGCGCTTATGGCGTCGACCGAACAGAAGGAACCACGCCGATCTGGCAATCGCTGGCGAATCTGGACCAGGCGAAGAGCAACTACGGGGCGATTGTCTACAACAAGGCGCCAGGCGTCATCAAGCAGCTGAACTATCTAGTGGGGGATTCGGCGTTCAGGCATGGGTTGCATGATTATCTCGCACTGCACGCCTACGGTAACGCGACGTGGCAGGATCTTCTCTCATCGGTCGGAGCGGCGGCAAAGATTCCGCTCAAGAAGTGGGGCGGGGCTTACATCCTGCGTCCTGGCATGCCGGTCATCGATCAACATCTGAATGTGCGCGATGGCGTGCTCGAGAGTTTGTCTCTGGCGCAGCACCCAGCTCAACCGATCTCCGGTGCAGGGCCGTGGCCGATCCGCACGCAAGTGCTGCTGCGATATCCCGGAGGGCGAACCGATCGCCTGCTCATCAATCTGGCCTCCGACAGTACCGTCGCGCGGTTCGCCAATAACCCGCCGGCGCCGGAATTCGTCTTCGCCAATGCCGGTGACAACGCGTACGCACTCGTCATTCCCGACTCGGCAAGCGGTCACTGGCTGGCGGACAGCGTGGGAACACTGACAGATCCATTGACACGCGCGATGGGATGGGACGCACTGTGGGAACTGGTGCGCCGCCGAGGCCTCACGCCGGCTCAGTTCATCTCGATCGCAGAGCGAGCATTGCCGGCCGAGCAGGACGAGCAGATCCTGGGTGCACAACTGCGACATGTAACGCGCGCGGCGGAGGCGTATCTGTCGCCGACAGAACGGACCGCACTGCTACCCGGATTGGAGAGCTCGCTCCGATCCGTCGAGAGCGATTCCACGCGACCGTACGAGATCCGAAAGCCCAATCTGGATGCGCTGATCCGAGTAACACACACGCCGGCTGGCCTCGAGTATCTGGATCATCTTCTCGACAGTGCTAACGCAGCAGGCGCACCACTCAAGGCGCCGACGCGATGGGCGATTGTTACTCATCTCGTCGCGACACGTGCCCCCACCGCGATGAGCAGGCTGGCAGCAGAAACGACGAGCGACTCGACGAGCGAGGGCAAGCGGTATGCATTCATTGCCAGAGCAGCGACGCCCGACTCGAATGTCAAGCGCGAGTACTTCACACGCTATCTGAGCGACCCGAATCTCAACGAGGAGTGGGCTACGTCGAGCCTCGGCGCGTTCAACGAGATCGATCAGCAGGCTCTCACGCTCAAGTATCTCAAGCCCGCGCTGGATACACTGCCATGGTTGCAGCGTAACCGACGCATCTTCTTCATCGGATCGTGGCTGGGTGGCTTCATCGGCGGCCAGACGACAGCCGAAGCGGCTAAGACGGTGCGCTCGTTCCTCGATTCGAACCCAAACCTTGGCGCCGATTTACGTCAGAAGATATTGCAGACGCTCGACGAGCTCGAGACTACGGTGGAGATTCGGTCGCCGAAGCGCGCGACGGGAGCGTCCTGAGGGAAGAACGTTCCCTTCAGCGTTGCCATTCCATCCGTGGCCCGGAAGAGACCCGCTGCGTCGGTTACTTCTTGAACAGACTCAGATATTCGCCGTAGCCCTGCGCCTGGAGCTGATCCACTGGGACGAAGCGAAGCGACGCCGAGTTCATGCAGTAACGATTGCCGGTCGGCTTGGGGCCGTCGTCGAACAGATGGCCCAGATGGGAGTTCGCGTGCGCTGAGCGAACTTCTGTTCTGGCGTAACCGAGTAGATGGTCGGTATCGGTCTTTATGTTCGCAGGTACGAGCGGCTTGGTGAAACTTGGCCAACCCGTTCCAGAATCGAACTTATCGGTGGAGCTGAACAGCGGCTCGCCGGAAACAATGTCGACGTAGATACCGGGGGTGTGGTTATTCCAGTATTCGTTGTGGAATGGCGTTTCTGTCGCCGCCTTCTGCGTAACATCGAACTGCTCGCGAGTCAGCTTGCTACGCAGCTCTGACTCGGATGGCTTCTTGTAGTTGATCATATTCTTTATGGAGTATTGCTGTGCCTGTACAGCGGGTGCGGCCGACACCGCGACTGCGAAACCCAGCGTGACCCCGAGTACGTACCGGTTGAGCGAGAACATCGCGCGCGTCCTTAAGTAGGGTTGATCGGGCACATTCGTACCTCGTATCTGTCTGAAATATGTACGTCAGGACGCGCAAAATGGTTCTATTGCCGCCCGGATTTACCCGGGCCGGCCAGGATATTCTCGAACACTGTAAGAGCCCGCGGATCGTTCGACTGTCCGAGCCAGAAGAGCGCCTTTTTCCGCACGGACGGATCGCGATTGGTCTGCGCAACGTGAATCAGTGCGGGAATTCCCTCCCCGCGCGGTTGCTGGGATAGTGCGAAGACGGCGCTCTCGCGGACTGCACGATCGACGGTGTCCTCGGCAACCAACTGAGAGAGGTTTGCCGTAACGGTGTCGCCAGCCATCTGGCCGAGCCAGAAGACGGCGTCACGTCTGGTCTCGCTCGGTACGCTTGCGTCACGTGCAAGCTGCATCAGCTGAGGCCAGATGACGACACTATCGCCGAGCGTGGCGGGAAAGATGGCTTTTTTCCCGACTGCGACAGATGACTGCTTCGCGAGTGCAACGAGGTAAGCCGCGGCTGTCTGCGGCGCGACATCGCCAAGATCGGTGACCCCATTCACAGTGCGCCAGCGACCGCCGACGTATGATCTGAGGCCGGTCACCGTGTGATCGTGTACGTCGAGCACGATACGAACGGGACCGCGGCCACAGTCGGCGTCCCATTCCACATCTGCCGTACTGCGTTGTCCGGAGGTGTTGCGATTTCCGTAATTGCCTACATATACGGAATTACCCGACCCGCATACATCGGGACGTGCGCGGAAGGTAAACCGCACTGTTCCATCCGGCGCGGAACGCACGCGGTCCGCGATCGATTGGCCTGACTGCGCACCGGCAGAGACGGATGTGGCCGCGAGGACTGCGAGCGCGAGAATTGTTCGCGCGCTGGGGAAAATCGAATCTCCTATCACTTGTCGAGTACCTCGCTAATGGCCTTGATTGCGCGTGGATCGTGTGATTGACCGAGCCAGAAGATGGCTTTTTTCCGCGAATCGGTATCCTTGTCGGTGCGTGCGATGGAAATAAGCTTGTCGAGCGCGGCGGGGTCGCGGCTTTGCGAGAAGACGAAGATCATCTGCTCGCGAAGCTCGCCCGGCGGAAGCGCATCATACAGGCGGGTCAGCCGGGGAATCGACGCTCCGGCCTGTCCCGCGAGGAAGAGCGCACGCTTTCTGTTGTCGACGCTCTCATTACTGCGCTGCGCAAGCTGCAGGAGCCACTCGGCGCGATCCGGCGACGAGCCCTGCGAAATTGCGAAGAGAGTCTGGTTCCTGAGGTCGTCGTCCGTGAGCTTTGTATATAGGTCCCGAAGAAACTGCGCATTCGGCACGCCGCCCTTTTGCTGGCCGAGCCAGAAGATCGCCTTGCCGCGTAGCGCGCCTGGCTGTGACGCATCGGACGCGTACGCCCGGAGAATGCTCGTCCCACGCTCGCCGGCCGACTGACCAAGCGCGAAGAGCGCCTTGTCGCGAAGCTCCTGGTCAGAAGACTTGTGCAGTATGTCCGACAGCACACTCACGGCGCGGTCACTGTGCACCTGCGACAACCAGAAGACAGCCTGACCGCGCACATCGGC
Proteins encoded:
- a CDS encoding M1 family aminopeptidase — translated: MAAGPALLLTSTMLAQQVSSSNAPALMAAGISRQLADYRASRISDVRYDLSLDVTAHDTAHGHVTIAFARSGTGDAIVDFRGPHLGTVILNGAALPPDVSNGMHIRLPAASLRRGENSVSMSFSALIAPAGASVIRYHDVTDGADYLYTLLVPSDANQLFPCFDQPDIKARTALTLTIPEKWNAVANGTVQRIDSSPATRTIHFTRTKPISTYLIAFAAGPWARVTRSVNGHPITMYVRASRAKEAEADSMIAANGRAMHWLAEYFNFPYPWPKLDFVLAPAFPFGGMEHPGAIFYNENSFIFRERATRPQRISREATIYHEVAHQWFGDLVTMKWFDDLWLKEGFATYMAAKMRASLEPRSNAWETFYLQNKPSAYGVDRTEGTTPIWQSLANLDQAKSNYGAIVYNKAPGVIKQLNYLVGDSAFRHGLHDYLALHAYGNATWQDLLSSVGAAAKIPLKKWGGAYILRPGMPVIDQHLNVRDGVLESLSLAQHPAQPISGAGPWPIRTQVLLRYPGGRTDRLLINLASDSTVARFANNPPAPEFVFANAGDNAYALVIPDSASGHWLADSVGTLTDPLTRAMGWDALWELVRRRGLTPAQFISIAERALPAEQDEQILGAQLRHVTRAAEAYLSPTERTALLPGLESSLRSVESDSTRPYEIRKPNLDALIRVTHTPAGLEYLDHLLDSANAAGAPLKAPTRWAIVTHLVATRAPTAMSRLAAETTSDSTSEGKRYAFIARAATPDSNVKREYFTRYLSDPNLNEEWATSSLGAFNEIDQQALTLKYLKPALDTLPWLQRNRRIFFIGSWLGGFIGGQTTAEAAKTVRSFLDSNPNLGADLRQKILQTLDELETTVEIRSPKRATGAS
- a CDS encoding TldD/PmbA family protein, which produces MSRPKSLFGAVPAGILTRSEAEALGKRVLSFAKADETSVSINSNARANTRFAVNQVSTAGDDTDTTLSIRSTFGKRSASVTTNKTDDASLAAAVKAAEELARLSVEDPESMPGLGPQTYPPERSQTISFPEAAERARAVKAVTDRARAAGFVATGYIESRVGTRALINSHGLFAFEQSGGCSMTATVRTPDGTGSGWGGANANDWSGIDADAVGATATEKAGKSRNPVAVEPGRYTVVLEPTAVGNLIPIIAFSAQARSADEGRSFFSKPGGGNKIGMKVADERVTLVSDPADNIGSSITGDGRPTEKVVFIENGILKNLNYDRFWAQKQGKQPTGLAFGCMRLMGGDSSIPQMIASTERGILVTRFWYIRPVDQRTILFTGLTRDGTFLIENGKVTHAIKNFRYNESPIFMLNNVEAFGAPVRVSASEDSSPGAAIIMPPLKVRDFNFTSLSDAV
- a CDS encoding TldD/PmbA family protein, which codes for MTHSRRDFIKTVSAVAATSAIGTRGLGTVDRLISSTGSSIGDPTYRELTQVALDAARAAGATYADIRISARRSQRISTRENRLQGADDSDTLGFGVRALSNGAWGFAASNILTKDVVAQIARDAVAIAKANSAVQLRPIVLAPAPAATGEWKSPIKIDPFDVPITDKVALLLDANAAALKVQGAKFVTSNMFFLREEKTLATSDGTFVVQTIYRAQPSMNVTAVSADFADFQSRQSNDVAPMGLGYEYVTGANMVENATRWANEAVQKLSAKSVDVGRYDLVLHPSHLWLTIHESVAHPTELDRAEGFEANYAGTSFVSPPEKMLGKLKFGSPLMNIRGDRTQHGSLSAIGWDDEGVKPDDFMIIKNGILQDYQTTREQAMQLDWWYKSQGKPTRSHGCSYGQSWQDVQFQRMPNVSLLPGEKDISYNDIIAATDRGIAIIGDGSFSIDQQRYNAQFGGQVFYEIKGGKIVGMLKDVAYQMRTPDFWGSLDMIGGQKSYELGGAFSDGKGQPSQSNAISHGCVPSRFRNINVINTGRKA
- a CDS encoding HEAT repeat domain-containing protein codes for the protein MIGDSIFPSARTILALAVLAATSVSAGAQSGQSIADRVRSAPDGTVRFTFRARPDVCGSGNSVYVGNYGNRNTSGQRSTADVEWDADCGRGPVRIVLDVHDHTVTGLRSYVGGRWRTVNGVTDLGDVAPQTAAAYLVALAKQSSVAVGKKAIFPATLGDSVVIWPQLMQLARDASVPSETRRDAVFWLGQMAGDTVTANLSQLVAEDTVDRAVRESAVFALSQQPRGEGIPALIHVAQTNRDPSVRKKALFWLGQSNDPRALTVFENILAGPGKSGRQ
- a CDS encoding phage holin family protein; translation: MSAPSVRDIASGRSLGDLLSELTEGGAELVRDEIRLARAETVESLLELGRGAILLGVGIALALCAAAAAVACLIMVVSQYLAGDRAWLGALIVAVVLGAIGWLCVWRSSRSFSGSALAPRETTKSLKETAVWLRHPTRSGAR
- the msrB gene encoding peptide-methionine (R)-S-oxide reductase MsrB — translated: MFSLNRYVLGVTLGFAVAVSAAPAVQAQQYSIKNMINYKKPSESELRSKLTREQFDVTQKAATETPFHNEYWNNHTPGIYVDIVSGEPLFSSTDKFDSGTGWPSFTKPLVPANIKTDTDHLLGYARTEVRSAHANSHLGHLFDDGPKPTGNRYCMNSASLRFVPVDQLQAQGYGEYLSLFKK
- a CDS encoding DUF3618 domain-containing protein, producing the protein MAETSHEIRRQIDDTRARLGNTIAAIERKVDPQRVVDEHPLTLVGVAFGAGVLLATTGATSRAVNEVRDQVKHRATKINETAGSALDGVIHAIVGAATQAVVEKVSELLHVSGSAPDEKRRAVDARRRAQVRAA